One genomic segment of Oncorhynchus masou masou isolate Uvic2021 chromosome 16, UVic_Omas_1.1, whole genome shotgun sequence includes these proteins:
- the LOC135557528 gene encoding serine/threonine-protein kinase LATS1-like isoform X2, protein MKRGEKPEGYRQMRPKTFPASNYSVNSHQMLQEIRESLRNMSRPSDPPKVDMGGAVIVAPEDPRQQGRCSNPRNPYHKALQEIRKSLMPYANEPNSSGRTAEVNKQMLLELLSAGFDEEMVIRALMQTNSRSVEAAIEYISKMSYQDSVREQMVDAPARPVNAGMKAPGSSHIQQPVLRRQSWKGSKESLVQRHGHMRVEGMVYRSDSPGPQGDLAGRGPPPAFPQGHPGNNQRVNPPLPPQVRSVTPPPNRGGTPPPPSWDSNPSTKRFSGNMDYLVPRISPVPQGAWPDGYSAPQNQRGISPVPMGRQPIIMQSSGGNKFSFPSGWSQNGSPQPDYMGHQSGSSRQPPPPYPVNQSSRQSPTAQQMQAGGPASSPSYINDGNLPQSMMMPNRNSHNLDMYNLDMYNIGGPQSWTQAPLVQPQSSPGSSNQDMSPSWQQHSIPVRSNSFNSHQMSNRQGHPASSQPSATTVTAITQAPILRPVKSMRVQKPELHTAVAPTHPPWMHHPPPSPSPTTYQEPLPAAPMPHVPITVAEVPSYQGPPPPYPKHLLQQPAAPCPAYDPGPKPSTGREEAAEEEECSSSSNDKPEGPFSAAMGTDKENKQITTSPVPMRRNNKDEERRGDPRVSLYSPQAFKFFMEQHVENVLKNHQMRIHRKKQLESEMQRVGLSGDAQEQMRMMLSQKESNYIRLKRAKMDKSMFKRIKTLGIGAFGEVCLARKEDTGALYAMKTLRKKDVLLRNQVAHVKAERDILAEADNEWVVRLYYSFQDKDNLYFVMDYIPGGDMMSLLIRLGLFKEDLAQFYIAELTCAVESVHKMGFIHRDIKPDNILIDRDGHIKLTDFGLCTGFRWTHDSKYYQSGDHVRQDSMDFSKEWEQDPANCRCADRLKPLERRKARQHQRCLAHSLVGTPNYIAPEVLLRTGYTQLCDWWSVGVILYEMVVGQPPFLTTTPLETQLKVINWQTTLHIPPQAKLSPEASDLIIKLCRGPEDRLGKNGADEIKVQPFFKTIDFSSDLRQMQPAPYVPTIAHCTDTSNFDPVDPDKLWSRDNEVEGKHNDTLNGWFKNGKHPEHAFYEFTFRRFFDDNGHPYSCPKPIGIEYEEGSDGDEADSEAPAQEEGDQEESRRGAQGRDMVYV, encoded by the exons atgaagagaggagagaaacccGAAGGATATCGACAGATGCGACCAAAGACTTTCCCTGCTAGCAACTACAGTGTTAACAGCCACCAAATGCTGCAGGAAATTCGGGAGAGTCTCCGGAACATGTCCCGGCCTTCTGACCCCCCTAAGGTGGACATGGGGGGTGCTGTTATAGTGGCGCCTGAAGACCCCAGGCAGCAAGGGCGCTGCAGCAACCCCAGAAACCCCTACCACAAAGCCTTGCAGGAGATTCGCAAGTCCCTGATGCCTTATGCCAATGAGCCCAACTCTTCTGGACGGACTGCAGAGGTTAACAAACAGATGTTGCTGGAGCTGCTGTCTGCTGGCTTTGATGAG GAAATGGTGATCCGTGCTCTGATGCAGACCAACAGTCGCAGCGTGGAGGCAGCCATAGAGTACATTAGTAAGATGAGCTACCAAGACTCTGTGAGGGAGCAGATGGTGGATGCCCCCGCCCGCCCCGTCAATGCAGGCATGAAAGCCCCTG GTTCCTCTCATATCCAGCAGCCTGTGCTGAGGAGGCAGAGCTGGAAGGGTTCCAAGGAGTCCCTGGTTCAGAGACATGGCCACATGAGGGTGGAGGGGATGGTGTACCGTTCAGACAGCCCTGGACCCCAGGGTGACCTGGCAGGACGAGGccctcccccagccttcccacAGGGCCACCCTGGCAACAACCAACGGGTCaaccctcccctaccccctcAGGTGCGCAGTGTCACCCCTCCCCCAAATAGGGGTGGaaccccacctccaccctcctgGGACAGTAACCCCTCCACCAAGCGCTTCTCTGGCAACATGGATTACCTGGTGCCTCGGATCTCTCCCGTTCCCCAAGGAGCCTGGCCCGATGGCTACTCAGCCCCCCAGAACCAGAGGGGTATCAGCCCAGTGCCCATGGGCCGTCAGCCCATCATCATGCAGAGCTCTGGGGGGAACAAGTTCAGCTTCCCATCCGGCTGGTCTCAGAACGGCTCCCCTCAACCAGACTACATGGGACACCAGAGTGGTAGTAGCAGACAACCCCCTCCCCCTTACCCAGTGAACCAGAGCAGCAGACAAAGCCCCACAGCTCAGCAGATGCAGGCCGGAGGTCCTGCCTCGTCCCCATCCTACATCAACGATGGTAACCTCCCCCAGTCCATGATGATGCCTAACCGGAACAGTCACAATCTTGACATGTACAATCTTGACATGTACAACATAGGTGGGCCTCAGTCCTGGACCCAAGCCCCCCTCGTCCAGCCCCAGTCCTCCCCAGGTAGCAGCAACCAGGACATGTCCCCCTCATGGCAGCAGCACAGCATCCCTGTCAGATCCAACTCCTTCAACAGCCACCAGATGAGCAACAGGCAGGGCCACCCAGCCAGCTCCCAACCCTCTGCCACCACAGTGACAGCCATCACCCAGGCCCCCATCCTGAGGCCCGTTAAGAGTATGCGTGTGCAGAAGCCTGAACTACACACTGCTGTGGCCCCCACACACCCACCCTGGATGCACCATCCcccaccctctccatctcccactaCCTACCAGGAGCCTCTACCAGCAGCACCCATGCCCCATGTACCCATTACAGTAGCAGAGGTGCCCAGTTACCAGGGTCCTCCACCCCCGTACCCCAAACACCTTCTCCAACAGCCTGCTGCACCCTGCCCTGCCTATGACCCAGGGCCCAAGCCCAGtactgggagagaggaggctgcagAGGAAGAGGAGTGTAGCAGCAGCTCAAATGACAAGCCAGAAGGCCCATTCTCTGCTGCCATGGGAACAGATAAGGAGAATAAACAGATCACCACATCTCCGGTGCCTATGCGCCGGAACAACAAAGACGAGGAGCGGCGAGGAGACCCCAGAGTGTCACTCTACTCTCCCCAGGCCTTCAAGTTCTTCATGGAGCAGCACGTTGAGAACGTCCTGAAGAACCACCAAATGAGGATCCATAGGAAGAAGCAGCTGGAGAGTGAGATGCAGAGG GTTGGGTTGTCAGGTGATGCCCAGGAGCAGATGCGCATGATGCTGTCTCAGAAAGAGTCCAACTACATCCGACTGAAGCGGGCCAAGATGGACAAGTCCATGTTCAAGAGGATCAAGACCCTGGGCATCGGAGCCTTTGGAGAGGTGTGTCTAGCCCGGAAGGAGGACACGGGAGCCCTGTACGCCATGAAGACGCTGCGCAAGAAGGATGTTCTCCTCAGGAACCAGGTGGCCCACGTCAAGGCAGAGCGAGACATCCTGGCTGAGGCTGATAATGAGTGGGTGGTGCGGCTCTACTACTCCTTCCAGGACAAGGACAACCTGTACTTTGTGATGGACTACATCCCCGGGGGTGACATGATGAGTCTGCTGATCAGGCTGGGCCTCTTCAAAGAGGACTTGGCTCAGTTCTACATCGCTGAGCTCACCTGCGCCGTGGAGAGCGTGCACAAGATGGGCTTCATCCACCGCGACATCAAGCCAGACAACATCCTCATAGACCGGGACGGACACATCAAGCTCACCGACTTTGGGCTCTGCACCGGCTTCCGTTGGACGCACGACTCAAAGTACTACCAGAGTG GAGACCATGTTCGGCAGGACAGCATGGACTTCAGTAAGGAATGGGAGCAGGACCCAGCTAACTGTCGCTGCGCAGACCGGCTCAAGcccctggagaggaggaaggcaagGCAACACCAGCGCTGCCTGGCCCACTCCCTGGTGGGGACACCCAACTACATCGCTCCAGAGGTGCTGCTCAGAACAG GATACACCCAACTgtgtgattggtggagtgttggtGTCATTCTGTATGAAATGGTGGTTGGGCAGCCTCCTTTCTTAACAACTACACCCCTGGAAACCCAGCTCAAG GTGATAAACTGGCAGACCACCCTGCACATCCCCCCTCAAGCCAAGCTGAGCCCCGAGGCATCGGACCTCATCATTAAACTATGCCGCGGCCCCGAGGATCGCCTCGGCAAGAACGGTGCCGACGAGATTAAGGTGCAGCCCTTCTTCAAGACCATCGACTTCTCTAGTGACCTGCGGCAGATGCAGCCGGCCCCCTACGTACCCACCATCGCTCACTGCACAGACACCTCCAACTTTGACCCGGTGGACCCAGACAAGCTGTGGAGCAGAGATAACGAAGTCGAGGGCAAACACAATGACACCCTCAATGGGTGGTTCAAGAACGGCAAGCACCCCGAGCACGCCTTCTACGAGTTCACCTTCCGCCGCTTCTTTGACGACAACGGCCACCCCTACAGCTGTCCCAAGCCCATTGGCATAGAGTATGAGGAGGGATCTGATGGGGATGAGGCAGACTCTGAGGCCCCGGCacaggaggagggagaccagGAAGAGAGCCGCAGGGGGGCACAGGGCCGTGATATGGTCTATGTGTAG
- the LOC135557528 gene encoding serine/threonine-protein kinase LATS1-like isoform X1 translates to MKRGEKPEGYRQMRPKTFPASNYSVNSHQMLQEIRESLRNMSRPSDPPKVDMGGAVIVAPEDPRQQGRCSNPRNPYHKALQEIRKSLMPYANEPNSSGRTAEVNKQMLLELLSAGFDEEMVIRALMQTNSRSVEAAIEYISKMSYQDSVREQMVDAPARPVNAGMKAPGSSHIQQPVLRRQSWKGSKESLVQRHGHMRVEGMVYRSDSPGPQGDLAGRGPPPAFPQGHPGNNQRVNPPLPPQVRSVTPPPNRGGTPPPPSWDSNPSTKRFSGNMDYLVPRISPVPQGAWPDGYSAPQNQRGISPVPMGRQPIIMQSSGGNKFSFPSGWSQNGSPQPDYMGHQSGSSRQPPPPYPVNQSSRQSPTAQQMQAGGPASSPSYINDGNLPQSMMMPNRNSHNLDMYNLDMYNIGGPQSWTQAPLVQPQSSPGSSNQDMSPSWQQHSIPVRSNSFNSHQMSNRQGHPASSQPSATTVTAITQAPILRPVKSMRVQKPELHTAVAPTHPPWMHHPPPSPSPTTYQEPLPAAPMPHVPITVAEVPSYQGPPPPYPKHLLQQPAAPCPAYDPGPKPSTGREEAAEEEECSSSSNDKPEGPFSAAMGTDKENKQITTSPVPMRRNNKDEERRGDPRVSLYSPQAFKFFMEQHVENVLKNHQMRIHRKKQLESEMQRVLRNTYIRGLIEEEAETLLTHICDQLFQKVGLSGDAQEQMRMMLSQKESNYIRLKRAKMDKSMFKRIKTLGIGAFGEVCLARKEDTGALYAMKTLRKKDVLLRNQVAHVKAERDILAEADNEWVVRLYYSFQDKDNLYFVMDYIPGGDMMSLLIRLGLFKEDLAQFYIAELTCAVESVHKMGFIHRDIKPDNILIDRDGHIKLTDFGLCTGFRWTHDSKYYQSGDHVRQDSMDFSKEWEQDPANCRCADRLKPLERRKARQHQRCLAHSLVGTPNYIAPEVLLRTGYTQLCDWWSVGVILYEMVVGQPPFLTTTPLETQLKVINWQTTLHIPPQAKLSPEASDLIIKLCRGPEDRLGKNGADEIKVQPFFKTIDFSSDLRQMQPAPYVPTIAHCTDTSNFDPVDPDKLWSRDNEVEGKHNDTLNGWFKNGKHPEHAFYEFTFRRFFDDNGHPYSCPKPIGIEYEEGSDGDEADSEAPAQEEGDQEESRRGAQGRDMVYV, encoded by the exons atgaagagaggagagaaacccGAAGGATATCGACAGATGCGACCAAAGACTTTCCCTGCTAGCAACTACAGTGTTAACAGCCACCAAATGCTGCAGGAAATTCGGGAGAGTCTCCGGAACATGTCCCGGCCTTCTGACCCCCCTAAGGTGGACATGGGGGGTGCTGTTATAGTGGCGCCTGAAGACCCCAGGCAGCAAGGGCGCTGCAGCAACCCCAGAAACCCCTACCACAAAGCCTTGCAGGAGATTCGCAAGTCCCTGATGCCTTATGCCAATGAGCCCAACTCTTCTGGACGGACTGCAGAGGTTAACAAACAGATGTTGCTGGAGCTGCTGTCTGCTGGCTTTGATGAG GAAATGGTGATCCGTGCTCTGATGCAGACCAACAGTCGCAGCGTGGAGGCAGCCATAGAGTACATTAGTAAGATGAGCTACCAAGACTCTGTGAGGGAGCAGATGGTGGATGCCCCCGCCCGCCCCGTCAATGCAGGCATGAAAGCCCCTG GTTCCTCTCATATCCAGCAGCCTGTGCTGAGGAGGCAGAGCTGGAAGGGTTCCAAGGAGTCCCTGGTTCAGAGACATGGCCACATGAGGGTGGAGGGGATGGTGTACCGTTCAGACAGCCCTGGACCCCAGGGTGACCTGGCAGGACGAGGccctcccccagccttcccacAGGGCCACCCTGGCAACAACCAACGGGTCaaccctcccctaccccctcAGGTGCGCAGTGTCACCCCTCCCCCAAATAGGGGTGGaaccccacctccaccctcctgGGACAGTAACCCCTCCACCAAGCGCTTCTCTGGCAACATGGATTACCTGGTGCCTCGGATCTCTCCCGTTCCCCAAGGAGCCTGGCCCGATGGCTACTCAGCCCCCCAGAACCAGAGGGGTATCAGCCCAGTGCCCATGGGCCGTCAGCCCATCATCATGCAGAGCTCTGGGGGGAACAAGTTCAGCTTCCCATCCGGCTGGTCTCAGAACGGCTCCCCTCAACCAGACTACATGGGACACCAGAGTGGTAGTAGCAGACAACCCCCTCCCCCTTACCCAGTGAACCAGAGCAGCAGACAAAGCCCCACAGCTCAGCAGATGCAGGCCGGAGGTCCTGCCTCGTCCCCATCCTACATCAACGATGGTAACCTCCCCCAGTCCATGATGATGCCTAACCGGAACAGTCACAATCTTGACATGTACAATCTTGACATGTACAACATAGGTGGGCCTCAGTCCTGGACCCAAGCCCCCCTCGTCCAGCCCCAGTCCTCCCCAGGTAGCAGCAACCAGGACATGTCCCCCTCATGGCAGCAGCACAGCATCCCTGTCAGATCCAACTCCTTCAACAGCCACCAGATGAGCAACAGGCAGGGCCACCCAGCCAGCTCCCAACCCTCTGCCACCACAGTGACAGCCATCACCCAGGCCCCCATCCTGAGGCCCGTTAAGAGTATGCGTGTGCAGAAGCCTGAACTACACACTGCTGTGGCCCCCACACACCCACCCTGGATGCACCATCCcccaccctctccatctcccactaCCTACCAGGAGCCTCTACCAGCAGCACCCATGCCCCATGTACCCATTACAGTAGCAGAGGTGCCCAGTTACCAGGGTCCTCCACCCCCGTACCCCAAACACCTTCTCCAACAGCCTGCTGCACCCTGCCCTGCCTATGACCCAGGGCCCAAGCCCAGtactgggagagaggaggctgcagAGGAAGAGGAGTGTAGCAGCAGCTCAAATGACAAGCCAGAAGGCCCATTCTCTGCTGCCATGGGAACAGATAAGGAGAATAAACAGATCACCACATCTCCGGTGCCTATGCGCCGGAACAACAAAGACGAGGAGCGGCGAGGAGACCCCAGAGTGTCACTCTACTCTCCCCAGGCCTTCAAGTTCTTCATGGAGCAGCACGTTGAGAACGTCCTGAAGAACCACCAAATGAGGATCCATAGGAAGAAGCAGCTGGAGAGTGAGATGCAGAGG GTACTTAGAAACACTTACATCCGTGGACTCAtcgaggaggaggctgaaacgctGCTCACCCACATCTGCGACCAACTTTTTCAGAAA GTTGGGTTGTCAGGTGATGCCCAGGAGCAGATGCGCATGATGCTGTCTCAGAAAGAGTCCAACTACATCCGACTGAAGCGGGCCAAGATGGACAAGTCCATGTTCAAGAGGATCAAGACCCTGGGCATCGGAGCCTTTGGAGAGGTGTGTCTAGCCCGGAAGGAGGACACGGGAGCCCTGTACGCCATGAAGACGCTGCGCAAGAAGGATGTTCTCCTCAGGAACCAGGTGGCCCACGTCAAGGCAGAGCGAGACATCCTGGCTGAGGCTGATAATGAGTGGGTGGTGCGGCTCTACTACTCCTTCCAGGACAAGGACAACCTGTACTTTGTGATGGACTACATCCCCGGGGGTGACATGATGAGTCTGCTGATCAGGCTGGGCCTCTTCAAAGAGGACTTGGCTCAGTTCTACATCGCTGAGCTCACCTGCGCCGTGGAGAGCGTGCACAAGATGGGCTTCATCCACCGCGACATCAAGCCAGACAACATCCTCATAGACCGGGACGGACACATCAAGCTCACCGACTTTGGGCTCTGCACCGGCTTCCGTTGGACGCACGACTCAAAGTACTACCAGAGTG GAGACCATGTTCGGCAGGACAGCATGGACTTCAGTAAGGAATGGGAGCAGGACCCAGCTAACTGTCGCTGCGCAGACCGGCTCAAGcccctggagaggaggaaggcaagGCAACACCAGCGCTGCCTGGCCCACTCCCTGGTGGGGACACCCAACTACATCGCTCCAGAGGTGCTGCTCAGAACAG GATACACCCAACTgtgtgattggtggagtgttggtGTCATTCTGTATGAAATGGTGGTTGGGCAGCCTCCTTTCTTAACAACTACACCCCTGGAAACCCAGCTCAAG GTGATAAACTGGCAGACCACCCTGCACATCCCCCCTCAAGCCAAGCTGAGCCCCGAGGCATCGGACCTCATCATTAAACTATGCCGCGGCCCCGAGGATCGCCTCGGCAAGAACGGTGCCGACGAGATTAAGGTGCAGCCCTTCTTCAAGACCATCGACTTCTCTAGTGACCTGCGGCAGATGCAGCCGGCCCCCTACGTACCCACCATCGCTCACTGCACAGACACCTCCAACTTTGACCCGGTGGACCCAGACAAGCTGTGGAGCAGAGATAACGAAGTCGAGGGCAAACACAATGACACCCTCAATGGGTGGTTCAAGAACGGCAAGCACCCCGAGCACGCCTTCTACGAGTTCACCTTCCGCCGCTTCTTTGACGACAACGGCCACCCCTACAGCTGTCCCAAGCCCATTGGCATAGAGTATGAGGAGGGATCTGATGGGGATGAGGCAGACTCTGAGGCCCCGGCacaggaggagggagaccagGAAGAGAGCCGCAGGGGGGCACAGGGCCGTGATATGGTCTATGTGTAG